The Vitis vinifera cultivar Pinot Noir 40024 chromosome 7, ASM3070453v1 genomic interval GTTGAGTGACCTTGTACGTTGGACAGAATGGGTTTGTTAATGCTGTGGCACAAAAAATGGTGGTAGCAGAGCTGCAGAATAGTAGGGTTTGATAATCAGCCATTGGAGCAGGGAAGAGCTGGAAAAATGAACAAAGGCATTGAAACCCATACAAAAGATTTGTTCATCATGCAGACACACATCTTTTACCTCTCAAGATGGGCACCcccaacccccccccccccccccccccccctcttagCCATGTTGTTCACCTATCTTACTAGAATGTATTCAAGTGCTTGCATGGTTCcaattttactttttcatgcCTGAAGCAACTTCAGAAAAAGCTCAAGGCCAGCTGCTTCGAGCAtttgttttatatgtttgtcAAATTGCAATGCTGGATATTCATTGCTTGGTTCAGGGGCTCACATCTAATCTTGCATAGGACTCTTTCTTTAACAGCACGCCCCCTCCCTTTGTTTAATTGAGGGATAACAAGGCATGCATCTTATAACATATATCTAAACAAGGCTACCCAACAGAAGTGAAGTTCCAAGTTCTAGAAATTGTAATTTCGTTGCACtaagaaattgaagaaatatggcatttaaagaaaatgatagggcctttctttattgatttttcaataatttctcATTTCATCTTATGGTTCTCCTATGGTACAATTGACAGTATTCTACATCACCTTTTAACTCATCCACTTTACAGGGTCTAATAAATTAGAGGAAACTTTTATCCTCCTTCAATCACTCCCAAAATCTCTGCaggaatttttctttgatatctTATGCGCTAGCTTGGGGACTGGCGGCTGATGAAGTGGACTCAACAGCCCCAACAGGATCCTGCTGGTTGTTACTACTTCCTGTTCCGTTTGCTACAAGTTTGCCTGATTTCTCACTCTGTTCTTGTTGTTCCTGATTCTTCACTAGTACTGGTTGAAACTGCCATAGGAAAAGGGCATTGCAGGTGAGATAAAAATAGAGAATTGGTGAGTGTACTGTGTGACATGTGTGCACAAACTGAAGATACAATATCTAGCTCTGGTTTAATATATACCTGGTATATTGAATAAATAACATTTCTTCTTATCTGTGCCATCATCTCCAAGAATAGATTGTAGCCTTCAAGCTTGTACTCAATAAGCGGATCCCGCTGTGCATATCCACGTAAGCCTACAGCTTGCTGAACAAACTTAAGTGCTTGCAAGTGTTCTTTCCATAGGCGATCAATGTTGCTCAAAATGAGGAACCTTTCAGCTTCCTTCATCAAACCTGGTGCTTGATTCTCCACAATatcctaaaataaaattcaagaacATAGTCATATTCAAAACCACTGAGAGAAAGAAGCAGGATCAGTTTAATTTTAAGAATGTTAACATTTACGGCGTTATATTTGTAAGGCCAACCTTACTCATGGGAACTGGACAAGATGGAATTCAGGAAACCAGCTTGGGGAATAGAACTCAGTATGAACTCATAATGAGTTGATACTTTCTAGATTCATTTTCTTAGACGAGTGGTATCAAGAACTTGTCcagtttttaaaataacatgtaCAAATGGGTGATTTGAAATCCATTTGCTTTCAACAGCTTTTCTCAAAGTGTAAGCATAACATTATCAGCTTATCTTTGACGATGAAAGTCCACAAGTCTATCAACTTTTAGGGTAAACGATGGAGTTGATTATTGGGCAATAAACGCTAATGTAAGTAGCATATTGATTTCATGTCATAGAGCATTTGTTGCTTCCATGCCCTAGGAAAATAATGACAATTTACCATTAGCCCTCATTTATGCAAAATTATGCGAGCCTAATCCCAGCTGAGTTGAGATCTAGAGTTCTTATGGAACAAGGAAATCCTTCAAAGTCTATAATTCTAAAAGAAACTGACCCTTTTTTGCAAGTAAGCTTCTCTACCGCGAAGATGAAGGTAATCACGCAAATCTTCATAACTTGAACTTTTTGTTGCCAGCAAGTCTGGGGTTAGATCATTCAACAGGTAGCAGTACCTGAAGATGCAGAAATGAAAGCATTAGAACAGTTCTTTTAAAGAGTAACCATCCTTCTTAAGAAGGTAAAAATGCTACGAAGGGAAAGACAGATAAAAGTGGGAGCAATTCATAGAAGTCAAACGTTGGAATCATTGTATGACTCATTAGAAATGGGAAAGATATAAAGCTTCTTAATACTCCTCCCATTCCACTGGCATTGCTCTGTGTTGCAACTTCAAGACAGTCAGATTTACTAAACATATGAAGAGTACAGATCTTACTGTTGAAGTTTCACAATGAGCTTTTCAAGATCCCAGCTTTCCTTTGGAGCATCAGACCCAATATTTGCCTATACATCATTAAATACAACAATCTGTTAATATCTCAAGGAACTGGTGTGTATAACTTGCAATAGATGGGAAAAAAGGGAAGTCTAGCGAACAAAAAACCCAGGATGATTTTACCTCCAAGATGTCATCCATTGTCAGTTCAGCATATTCAATAAGAAGAGATTGGAGGTTGTTAGATTCAAGGGCTCGCCTTCTCTCTGCATATACACGGTCCCTTTGGCTGTTCAGGACCTCATCATACTCAAATAATTGCTTTCGAATATCAAAGAAATAATTCTCTACTTTCCGCTGTGCTTCATCTAGTGCCTTTGTCAACATCTTGGACTCAATGGGTAGGTCTTCAACTCTAAAAGCGGTCATCAAACCCTACAATTAGCAAAAATGAGAACCCTTTAACAAGCAAATCCTAAACTGTAGTGGCGAATAGACTTTAAAACCATAGGCTAAACCTGAATTCTGTCTCCCCCAAAAATTCGAAAGATGTTATCTTCAAGACTAAGGAAGAAACGGGAACTTCCTGGATCCCCTTGGCGGCCACTTCGACCACGCAACTGTACAGATGAAGGATTACACACACACAGATGAGAAAACTAAAGTAAAATTATAGGATTTTACTCACATCCACCACttcaaatctaaaataaaaataaaaatgaaactttcACCTGATTGTCAATTCGACGAGATTCATGCCGTTCTGTCCCCACCACATGAAGTCCACCTGCTGACACAACCTGTAGGAATGTAGAAATAACAGAAATTACAGTTTATATAAATTGACAACCTTCCGTTCAAACTGGTGTTTGGAAAATTGAACtaacctttttcctttcttcctcAGTGTAGATCTTATATTCTTTAACAATTTCTAAGAAGGCGCTGCGCAGCTTTGCTATGACATCATCCTGAGCAGGGCCCTACAAATTCTAAATGAAGTCATTAATATTTGGTAGTATGGAAAGGCAAATTCTTGactgaaaattattaaaaaaatccccTCAAATAATTCCCAAGCTGTTTGAATTTGACACAATCAAGTGAAATTTATTCTTGTGCTGTGTAGAAATGTCTTTTAATTTGCAATCATAATTCTATAAATGAAAATCAGTATCTTCTGCAAATTTCACCTTTTCACAAGAATAAGACAACCGTTCCTCAGCTTCAAGCTCAGTTAACGATCTCTTTCCCCAAGTTTTGACAGCTAACTCCACAGCTTCCTCAGCCAGCTTGGTATTTGTGCTGGATAGTTTGCATGGAAATAGACTTTCATTCACCTGGACAATGATACTAGACTTGAGAACAAGGATGGTGAAGATCAAGGTGACCACTGTGAAAACCAAATTCATATAGACCAGGCTGAAAATAAAACCTTCCATATCTTCTTTGGAGGAAGTTTCTTCACAGATACAAAAACCCCTTCCACTAGCTTGACAACCCTGCAGCCCTTTTATCATTTTAGAAACAGTATAACATATGCTTTGAGACATAATAAGGTGGATGGTGCTTgcggtttatttttattaagatacAATGTTTTTAGCTCTTTAGGATCCCCCATCCTTGCATGTAAAGAGAAGTTCCAGAATTGGGACATTAGAACATTATAGGTTCCAAGAGTACAGAATACACAGTAAAGTTGGCATTTCCCCTGATAATGCAGGCATCCTTAATGggtggaaataaaaaaatacaagaaaccAAACTGAAGAGAAGTAAAAAAGTTGTGATACAAACTTAAAATCTTCAACATCTCAGAAGACTAGCTCCAGGTAATTGAGATAAGAAACTAAGGTTAAAATCATAATCTACATGTGATGTTAAGTAAAATACATGTGCACTAAACTCATGTTTAGAGAACACCTAAGCTGATTCAATGACCATAAAAAACCATGCATGTAGAGCTTGATTAGTTGTCTATGTGCCACATGCATATACAATGTTAGGATGTTAAACAAAACAACTTCCATGGAGCGCAATTATACCTTGGCATAAGCATCTCACGAAGCTTCAACCTTGCCATAAATTCTGCATTACCACCAAGAATTATATCTGTTCCACGACCTGCCATATTGGTAGCAATTGTAACTGCCCCAAGACGACCACTCTGTGCAACAATTTCTGCTTCTCTCTCTACATTCTCTGGTTTCGCATTGAGAACCTTTAATTAAATGATATTAGTTAATATATCTCATACAACGAATATTTAGATATAGTAGTTTGGCTATGTTGGCAGCAAAAGAGAAACATAAATATAGCATACACAGACAGAATAAAGCGACCATACTTCACCTATAGAGGTTGATTATAGTGCATGCTACCATTGCTGCATTCCCCCAACTAAAAGAATATACACCcacaaaaaatttatggaccTCACCTCATGGGGAATTCCAGCTTCATTCAACTGTTCTGACAATGAGTCACTTTGCTCAACACTTGTGGTGCCAACAAGCACTGGACGACCTGTCTTGTGCATTCTAGAAATTTCAACCACCACTGCCCGCCATTTCCCTGTAGTGGCCCTGAAAACTACATCCGACTCATCCTGACAAGTTAAAGAAATAATGAGGGACTCAATAGGCCATCAACCGAAGAAAAAAAGTTATACATTAAGTATTTGTATTCAAGCTGAATGGCATCTATATTTCTAGAATACAGCTAACAAAAGTCAAGTCAATCCATATCTGTTTGTAAGTTGAGGTTCTAGAGAAGAAGTAAagtaaaatatcatatattcaaAACTTCAGTGACATTGATTCCATAGAAATCTGTCTATTTAACTATACATTGCCTGTTCTGTTGTTATGGTAAAAATTTTGTGCTTCTAAAAGCTAAAGCCCAGGTTTGAGTCTTTACGGCAATCACTCCATACAAAAATTGTCTAAGGTTAGGACTGTGTCCCACTCATCCTGAAACCTGCTTTGGCAGCAGCGTCATTGAGTTATGACTTTGTTCTTTAATTTAACTACCTATAACCAGGTTTAAAATCTAATCTTgtctcattttttcttttgttcctcATCCAAGTTCTGTGATTTGACCTGCTAATAAATACAGGATGATTTTCTGCTACAACAGACAGCATGCAAGAACAAACCTTTCTTATCATGGGTTTGTTTGTGGGCACAATTGTAACTTTAAGCTTGTATATGCTCTGAAATTCTGTGCCTTCAGTTGCTGCGGTGCCAGTCATTCCACAAAGCTTTGGAAACTGCAACAGTGAATAGAAATTAACACTAGAAAGCTAGAAGATGGAAAGTAAATATCCAAACATGCTTCATGAAATGATTTGGGAAATAAGATGTTCCAACCTGGAGAAAGAAGTTCTGATAACTGATTGAGGCTAGCGTCACAGTTTCATTTTGAATGGGCAACCCTTCTTTTGCTTCAACCGCCTGGTGAAGTCCATCGCTCCATCGCCTTCCCTATCAAAATAAACAAGCTAGGATTATTACCAACCCTCCTTATATCATTGGTGTTTCACCAAAGAATAGAACAGTATTTCCCCAAAGAATACAACAATATTTCCATCTGGCAAAAGATGTAAGAAGATACAAGCATCACTAAAGAAGTCTGTACACAggttttctaattattttccttcaatgtacatttatttttcctttctcaaTAAAGTTATGCTTGGGCAAGCGATTCAATTAGAACCCTTCATAATTAGATTTcccttttcaaaaaaattcagaGTTGCAGAAAAGCATTAACACAAAACACAACTTCCAGATACAAGTTATTTTTCTATCTTTAGCATATAGGAAATGGAAAGGAATACAGTATACACACAGTTATGCTAAAGATTCTGTTccataaaatttgtttttacaaAGCCAAAACTGAGATAAACTGATCACCTGCATAACTCGACCTGTAAACTCATCCACAATCAGGACCTCCTTTCCACGAATGATATAGTTTACATCTCTAAGAAAAAGTTCTTTCGCCTTTATTGCATTCAATATATATGATGCCCACTGTTCTCGAGGATCATATAAATCTTTCAGAGCCAGAATTTCCTCGGCATCCTCATAACCCTGTTCTGTGAGTAGAACTGTTTTCAGCTTCTCATCAACCTGGTAAAACTACCttagtaagaaaaagaaatgaaataatttctttttaaagaaatattttcagtTGTCTTGTCATCCACTGCTTGTTTTGACTCATGACAGAAACAAAATTTCTGGTCATATGCCATACATgatggttatgtttggttcctagaaagtaccaaggaaagaaaaaaatgctaaagaaaatatgtttagttGTCATACGGAAAATATCGAAGTAAGtcaagtataattaaaattagttagacacttatgcatttttaaattatgtaacTCTTGTATCgaatagttaaaataagtgaaatgagtttgaaggagtatataaaaataatttatcgactttgaatctactttttattttccttcactttttctttccttctacttttcttctcaatttttttaccttacattttccctcaaattttctggaaaccaaacataactgaTATGTAGTCACCAACATATCTTTTTGTAGAGCAATACACATAACTAAAGGCATGATTAAagtaatatgaaataaaacaatCAAGCACAATTTTAATTGCAATTAATTCACAGCAAAGAAGAATCCATCATCTTACAGTAGTTCAATATCTTACCGTGTAATGCAGATCTCGCTCAAAGGCCAAGGCAATTTTTGCAGCTTTATAGTACCTATCACTTGGCTTTTCAGCAGGTCCTGAGATAATGAGAGGAGTTCTTGCTTCGTCAATCAGAATTGAGTCAACCTCATCAATTACACAGTAATTGAAACCCCTCAAGACAAGCTCATCAACACTCTGCATAACAAATAGGAGAAATTACTCAGCTCAAGTAGAAAGGAGATTGAGCTAGCTTGTGTGAAAGATATATGTTGATAGTCAACCATATAAAAAGTTACTGCAATAAGAAAATAGTTCAAAACAGCGTGTAAAGATGAGAGTACTTTCCGTGGCAAGATTGTCTCTCAAGAAATCAAAACCAAGCTCACTGTTTGTGACATATGTGATGTCACATAAGTAATTTTCCCTCCTTTGTTCACTTGTCATATTCTCTGCCAGTATAAACATCAAATTGTTATATATTCCAGTCATAACGTTAACTCATCAACTAATACTTAGAAGCAGAACTTATAGACTTAAAAGGACCAATCCACAGCCCCACCAAAAGTGTATGATAGTGCAAATTGATACAGGTCTTGAAAACATctaatataaaagttaaaaatgatgttgaaaattttaaatgtccCAATACTAATTAACTCAACTAAGCCAAGCCTCAATTGCAACTACTTACATTCAACCACATGCGTCAACAATACAATTTATAGAACAAAAGCTAATGAAAAATtgtattcaaaaaattattgaaggaGAGTGTCATTGTTTatcaagaaggaaaaaataaaaggcaGATACctgaatgaaaagaaattagatTTTCAAACTGTAAAATTAGATCGACCAGCAGCTGTCATTTATCATTCTGAataatcattttccattgctaAAAAGTGCTAAAAAACAAGACGAATCTTCAGGTGAAAGCAAGAGAGAGGGATAAATATACTTGGCATGGTGTCAGGCCTGAAAATAAACCTGCAGAAAAGCGAAATTATACCAGTAGGGGGCATGGAGGACGTGGACAGAGCAGCTGCGTTTTGGGTGTAAAGTAGGGATGCTCCCTACTACTTATCTAGGTTTACCCCTTGGAGGCCTTCATAAATCGTGTAGAGTTTGGGATGTTGTAGAGGAAAGATTCAAGAGGAAATTGGCTACTTGGAAAAAACAATACTTGTCAAAGGGAGGAAGACTTACCCTTATTAAGTGCACTCTCTCATACCTCCCCATCTATTTTATGTTGCTTTTTGTAATCCCAAAGAAAATGAGCGTTAGATTGGAGAGAATTCAAAGGGAGTTTTTGTGGGGAGATTTGGAGGAGAGAAGAAAGATCCACTTGGTAAGTTGGTCGGTTATATGTAAAGATAAGAAGCATGGAGGGTTGGGGTTAAGGCATTTGGAGGTTTTCAATCAAGCTTTGCTAGGAAAATGGCTTTGGAGATTTCCTCTAGAAAGGGAGAGTTTTTGGAGGAAAGTCATTGTTAGAAAATTTGGAGAGGAGGATGGGGGTTGGACCACTACAGAGATGGGGGATTCTTATGGGATGGGCCTTTAGAAAGACATTAGAAAGGGTTGGGAGGATTTCCTTCTTAGAACTAGTATCCATATTGGAAATGGTAAACTCACGAGATTTTGGAGGGACATTTGGGTTGGGGATTCTAAGCTGAAGGATCTTTCCCCTGTGCTGTTCAGAATTGCAACCCATAATTCTGCTGCAGTGGCTGACCTTTAGGGGAAACAAGGAGGTGGAGGCGGGTGTTGGGAGGTGCACTTTAGAAGATCCTTCCAAGATTGGGAATTAGAGGAGGTGATTCGTTTTATGGAACTTATTTCTGAGTAAAGGTTCGAGAAGGGGAGGATTCCTTAAGTTTGGAAGATCGAGAGGAGGGGAAAGTTTAATGTCAAATCATATTATAGGTCTTTAAGGGCTGAGAATAGCATTTTATTTCCAGCCAAAGAGATTTTGGGCTCATATATCCCTCTTAGAAttcgtttttttgcttgggaagcagttTGGGGAAAAAATTTAACAGTAGACATGTTAATGACGAAAGGTTGGTCCATGGTCAACAAATGCAACCTTTGTAAAGACAATGAGGAATCGGTGGACCACATTCTGATTCATTGTGGTAGGACAAAGGGAGTTATGGACTTTGCTGCAATTTTCTTTTGGACTGGTGTGGGTGTTCCCCGCCTTAGTGAGAAATCTGCTTCTGGAACAGAAAGTTAAGAGGCTAGGGAAGAAAATGAGAGCAGTTTGGAGATTGGCGCctatttgtcttttttggtgtatttggagAGTGCAAAACCGAAGAACGTTCCAAGAGGAAGAGATGTCAGACCCCTACTTGAGGAACCTTTTTTTTCAGACTCTTCTAGAGTGGTCTCAACAGTTTTTGGATTTAGACTCTCCctcttttctgaattttttgggTGATTGGCATGATGGCTAGCTTTTTACCTCTCtagatttttcctttctttttgcaGGCTTGTTTTTTGCTCTCTTTGTATACTGCCTGTATACGTAGGGTGTGCCCCCTGTTTTGGCGTTTTATCAATTCAATTTGTCTtcgtctatcaaaaaaaatatatatttgccagcttaaagaaaaacaaacaaaaaaaagaaaaagaacactGAAACTAGCAAATCCAATCCTTTGGGAAGCTTCACCTAACACACCCATAACATTCTGTTCCATCATGCAATGCAGGTAGAAATCATAGAGCTACTAACTTGAGTAAAGGTCATTGCTAAGAGGTGGATGGATCTTATCTAAATTAAGTTAGCCATCCATACTAAATCCGATCTTTCTAAGAGCGTATAACTTAAAAAACCAATATTCAAGAGTTGACTCTATGACTAAATAACCAAACTAAATATTTGAAGCCCATACAAATCATTAAAAGGAgtctacaaaaaaaaatcagtgaTGTAAAACAAAGAATTTTGAGCCTGTCTAAATAgacaggaaaataataaaattacagACAACCAGAGGACTCTTAAAAAGTGACATAATATACATTCATAGgcaaaaagttcaaaataacaACCTCCACATGGTTGGAAATGCATGCATTCATATTCCATCCAAATACAAGCAAAAGGAATACCAATGCAGGAGTGGAACAAATAACAAAAGACTGAGACATACGTTGGATTAGGCCAACCTGCAGTCCAAGAAATCGAGGAACTTGACCAACCCATTCACAATCTCGCCGGGCCAGATAATCATTGACAGTAACAACATGAACTCCTTTCCCACTTAATGCATTCAAATAAGCTG includes:
- the LOC100250268 gene encoding protein translocase subunit SecA, chloroplastic isoform X2, which gives rise to MVLHKGEIAEMRTGEGKTLVAILPAYLNALSGKGVHVVTVNDYLARRDCEWVGQVPRFLGLQVGLIQQNMTSEQRRENYLCDITYVTNSELGFDFLRDNLATSVDELVLRGFNYCVIDEVDSILIDEARTPLIISGPAEKPSDRYYKAAKIALAFERDLHYTVDEKLKTVLLTEQGYEDAEEILALKDLYDPREQWASYILNAIKAKELFLRDVNYIIRGKEVLIVDEFTGRVMQGRRWSDGLHQAVEAKEGLPIQNETVTLASISYQNFFLQFPKLCGMTGTAATEGTEFQSIYKLKVTIVPTNKPMIRKDESDVVFRATTGKWRAVVVEISRMHKTGRPVLVGTTSVEQSDSLSEQLNEAGIPHEVLNAKPENVEREAEIVAQSGRLGAVTIATNMAGRGTDIILGGNAEFMARLKLREMLMPRVVKLVEGVFVSVKKLPPKKIWKVNESLFPCKLSSTNTKLAEEAVELAVKTWGKRSLTELEAEERLSYSCEKGPAQDDVIAKLRSAFLEIVKEYKIYTEEERKKVVSAGGLHVVGTERHESRRIDNQLRGRSGRQGDPGSSRFFLSLEDNIFRIFGGDRIQGLMTAFRVEDLPIESKMLTKALDEAQRKVENYFFDIRKQLFEYDEVLNSQRDRVYAERRRALESNNLQSLLIEYAELTMDDILEANIGSDAPKESWDLEKLIVKLQQYCYLLNDLTPDLLATKSSSYEDLRDYLHLRGREAYLQKRDIVENQAPGLMKEAERFLILSNIDRLWKEHLQALKFVQQAVGLRGYAQRDPLIEYKLEGYNLFLEMMAQIRRNVIYSIYQFQPVLVKNQEQQEQSEKSGKLVANGTGSSNNQQDPVGAVESTSSAASPQASA
- the LOC100250268 gene encoding protein translocase subunit SecA, chloroplastic isoform X1, whose amino-acid sequence is MAALPVESPVLNHHPSISPFSPKLFGFSHPTSYRKPPTTSLFPLQLSSHSHRGRRLRPMASLGGLLGGIFKGTDTGESTRQQYAGTVTLINNLEAEMSAVSDSELRDRTRLLKERAQRGESLDSLLPEAFAVVREASKRVLGLRPFDVQLIGGMVLHKGEIAEMRTGEGKTLVAILPAYLNALSGKGVHVVTVNDYLARRDCEWVGQVPRFLGLQVGLIQQNMTSEQRRENYLCDITYVTNSELGFDFLRDNLATSVDELVLRGFNYCVIDEVDSILIDEARTPLIISGPAEKPSDRYYKAAKIALAFERDLHYTVDEKLKTVLLTEQGYEDAEEILALKDLYDPREQWASYILNAIKAKELFLRDVNYIIRGKEVLIVDEFTGRVMQGRRWSDGLHQAVEAKEGLPIQNETVTLASISYQNFFLQFPKLCGMTGTAATEGTEFQSIYKLKVTIVPTNKPMIRKDESDVVFRATTGKWRAVVVEISRMHKTGRPVLVGTTSVEQSDSLSEQLNEAGIPHEVLNAKPENVEREAEIVAQSGRLGAVTIATNMAGRGTDIILGGNAEFMARLKLREMLMPRVVKLVEGVFVSVKKLPPKKIWKVNESLFPCKLSSTNTKLAEEAVELAVKTWGKRSLTELEAEERLSYSCEKGPAQDDVIAKLRSAFLEIVKEYKIYTEEERKKVVSAGGLHVVGTERHESRRIDNQLRGRSGRQGDPGSSRFFLSLEDNIFRIFGGDRIQGLMTAFRVEDLPIESKMLTKALDEAQRKVENYFFDIRKQLFEYDEVLNSQRDRVYAERRRALESNNLQSLLIEYAELTMDDILEANIGSDAPKESWDLEKLIVKLQQYCYLLNDLTPDLLATKSSSYEDLRDYLHLRGREAYLQKRDIVENQAPGLMKEAERFLILSNIDRLWKEHLQALKFVQQAVGLRGYAQRDPLIEYKLEGYNLFLEMMAQIRRNVIYSIYQFQPVLVKNQEQQEQSEKSGKLVANGTGSSNNQQDPVGAVESTSSAASPQASA